In bacterium, the following are encoded in one genomic region:
- a CDS encoding TlpA disulfide reductase family protein: MFKAFVLFTFALLNSREIKTFNYGVVDMDTIWGKKPVYISFWAIWCTNCVKELDKINKIKDSLNIVVIAINEDGQRKLSRVDAFIKTKKWDFPVVMDFDQSLMKSYGVSALPTSFLYSKEKKLLKRFTGFSTKDKELLKKLLVEE; the protein is encoded by the coding sequence ATGTTTAAAGCATTTGTATTGTTTACTTTTGCATTGCTTAATTCAAGAGAAATAAAAACTTTTAATTATGGCGTTGTTGATATGGATACAATTTGGGGCAAGAAGCCCGTTTATATTAGCTTTTGGGCTATTTGGTGTACCAATTGTGTGAAGGAACTTGACAAAATTAACAAAATAAAAGACTCTCTTAATATTGTAGTTATTGCGATTAATGAAGATGGTCAGCGCAAGCTGAGTCGGGTGGACGCTTTTATTAAGACTAAAAAATGGGATTTTCCCGTTGTAATGGATTTTGACCAGTCTCTTATGAAATCTTATGGCGTTAGTGCCCTTCCTACCTCTTTCTTATATTCAAAGGAGAAAAAGTTACTGAAACGATTTACGGGATTTTCAACAAAGGATAAGGAATTACTGAAAAAACTCTTAGTGGAAGAGTAA